A genomic window from Chitinivibrionales bacterium includes:
- the ligA gene encoding NAD-dependent DNA ligase LigA produces the protein MSDVKERIAELRRQINTYDAAYYGRGESLISDRDYDALYAELSRLEKENPQYQSPDSPTRRIGNDLTKEFPKVRHSVPMMSIENTYSENEIGEWINRISKLLPGESINLCGELKIDGVAAALRYENGRLQRAITRGDGIVGDDVTPNIKTIRSIPLKVDYTASFEVRGEVFMTFDNFQKLNESIIESGQKPMQNPRNTTAGTLKLQDPREVARRHLSFYAHYLLSENHQKSHFENIRFLSSIGFPVIINSGVLTTTEQVIAFCEGWGRERFDLDFPVDGVVMKVDNFDQQRRLGATAKSPRWVIAYKYQPETAVTRVTGLDSRVGRTGVITPVARLEPVALAGTTIRNATLHNYDETARLDIRVGDAVEIEKGGEIIPKVNKVLTEKRPPDTEPYSPPGRCPSCGSTLDRIEGEVALRCLNSSCPDQIFASLTHFVSRTAMNIDTLGPALIKQLIDNDLVHTPADLYTLQQDRLASLERMGEKSAQNVLEALEKSKSNPVDKLLHGLGIRMVGAQAAKILSRHFDDIRDLYDIPAEKLEAIDGIGPRMAQSIRLYFDRPQNRELIERFREYGLNLKGKPRSQREGPFSGKTFVITGTLERFTREEAKELIEQRAGKASSSVSKKTDYVVVGENAGSKLTKAQQLGVKVLSEDEFLGMLK, from the coding sequence ATGTCTGATGTTAAAGAAAGAATTGCCGAACTGCGGCGGCAAATCAACACCTACGATGCCGCCTATTACGGCCGGGGTGAATCGCTGATTTCCGACAGAGACTACGATGCGCTCTATGCCGAACTGAGCCGTCTCGAAAAAGAAAATCCTCAGTATCAGTCTCCCGATTCACCAACCCGACGTATCGGGAACGACCTTACTAAAGAATTCCCCAAGGTCCGGCACAGTGTCCCCATGATGAGCATTGAGAACACCTACTCCGAAAATGAAATAGGCGAGTGGATAAACCGGATCTCAAAATTGCTTCCCGGCGAATCCATTAATCTTTGTGGAGAGCTTAAAATCGATGGGGTTGCCGCTGCTCTCCGCTATGAAAACGGTCGTTTGCAACGGGCGATAACCCGGGGTGACGGGATTGTGGGTGATGATGTTACACCCAATATCAAGACAATCCGATCTATTCCCCTGAAGGTCGATTATACCGCATCCTTTGAGGTCCGGGGAGAGGTTTTCATGACCTTCGATAATTTTCAAAAACTCAATGAGTCGATAATCGAAAGTGGACAGAAACCGATGCAGAATCCCCGCAATACGACTGCCGGAACCCTGAAACTTCAGGATCCGAGGGAAGTTGCCCGACGGCACCTCTCATTCTATGCCCATTATCTCCTCTCGGAAAATCATCAAAAAAGTCACTTTGAAAATATCCGGTTTCTCTCAAGCATCGGATTTCCGGTAATCATCAATTCGGGCGTTCTTACAACAACAGAACAGGTCATTGCGTTCTGCGAGGGATGGGGACGGGAACGGTTTGATCTGGATTTTCCGGTGGATGGTGTTGTTATGAAGGTCGACAATTTCGACCAACAGCGTCGTCTGGGGGCAACAGCCAAAAGCCCCCGCTGGGTAATTGCCTATAAGTATCAGCCTGAAACAGCGGTAACCCGGGTGACCGGCCTCGATTCGCGGGTCGGACGGACCGGGGTGATCACCCCGGTAGCACGGCTGGAACCGGTCGCGCTGGCCGGCACCACAATCCGGAACGCGACCCTTCACAACTACGATGAAACCGCTCGTCTTGACATCAGGGTTGGCGACGCGGTTGAAATTGAAAAGGGCGGAGAAATAATTCCCAAGGTAAATAAAGTACTCACCGAAAAACGTCCTCCTGATACCGAACCCTATTCACCGCCCGGGCGATGCCCCTCCTGCGGATCGACGCTCGACAGAATCGAGGGTGAAGTGGCGCTCCGGTGTCTCAACTCCTCCTGTCCGGACCAGATATTCGCCTCCCTGACTCATTTCGTGTCTCGCACCGCCATGAATATCGACACCCTGGGTCCGGCACTCATTAAGCAGCTTATCGACAATGATCTGGTTCATACTCCGGCAGATTTGTATACTCTGCAACAGGACCGGCTGGCATCACTCGAACGAATGGGCGAAAAATCGGCGCAGAATGTACTTGAAGCGCTTGAAAAATCTAAAAGCAATCCGGTTGACAAGTTGCTCCATGGCCTGGGAATCCGCATGGTCGGCGCGCAGGCGGCAAAAATCCTCTCCCGACATTTTGATGATATCCGTGACCTTTATGACATACCCGCCGAAAAACTGGAAGCCATCGATGGTATCGGGCCTCGCATGGCACAGAGTATCCGCCTCTATTTCGACCGGCCGCAGAACCGGGAACTCATTGAACGGTTTCGAGAGTACGGGCTTAATCTCAAAGGTAAACCTCGATCTCAACGTGAAGGCCCTTTTTCCGGTAAAACATTCGTCATTACCGGAACACTCGAGCGTTTCACCCGTGAAGAGGCCAAAGAGCTTATCGAACAACGAGCAGGAAAAGCATCATCATCGGTGTCGAAAAAAACCGATTATGTGGTGGTTGGCGAAAACGCGGGCTCAAAACTGACAAAGGCGCAGCAGCTTGGGGTAAAGGTTTTGAGTGAGGATGAAT
- a CDS encoding ROK family protein, producing MKNFAIGIDLGGTNLKGIIMEGDGSFRHLTRVPTGGQEGGTKVLENILTLIEKLLKKEGSSESCIGVGLGTPGFVDDDGTVLGGAENLPGWKGTNIYDPIMQQFGLKTTATNDVTITALAEAKYGAGKGIKNMVCFALGTGIGGGIVINGKVYKGSHGMAGEIGHIMVDPNGLPCTCGHKGCVEQYASATGIVNLAKMLAMKFESDIPSTLKRIALETPESLSAKLVYDYAKDSDPFGQYINEIACEKLAHAIGIIINTLSPDRVILGGGVMKAGHIILDTVARHIPKYCWQQLWELCDLVESELGEDAGAIGAAALAFEEIEVEVHV from the coding sequence ATGAAAAATTTTGCAATCGGTATCGATTTAGGAGGCACAAACCTGAAAGGGATCATCATGGAGGGTGACGGCAGCTTTCGTCATCTGACCCGTGTCCCCACAGGCGGACAGGAAGGCGGCACAAAGGTGCTGGAAAATATTCTTACGTTAATCGAAAAGCTCCTAAAAAAAGAAGGGTCTTCCGAATCCTGTATCGGCGTAGGGCTTGGGACTCCCGGCTTTGTCGATGACGACGGTACGGTTCTTGGCGGTGCCGAAAACCTTCCGGGATGGAAAGGTACCAATATCTACGATCCGATCATGCAGCAATTCGGTTTGAAAACGACTGCCACCAACGATGTCACCATTACTGCCCTTGCCGAAGCGAAATACGGCGCAGGTAAAGGAATAAAAAACATGGTCTGCTTTGCCCTTGGAACCGGTATCGGCGGCGGTATCGTGATTAACGGCAAAGTGTATAAGGGCAGCCACGGCATGGCAGGTGAAATCGGCCATATTATGGTCGATCCCAATGGGCTTCCCTGCACCTGTGGCCACAAAGGATGTGTGGAACAGTATGCATCGGCAACCGGAATCGTAAATTTAGCTAAAATGCTGGCCATGAAATTCGAATCCGATATACCGAGCACCCTTAAAAGAATTGCTCTTGAAACACCCGAATCGCTTAGTGCAAAGCTTGTGTACGATTATGCCAAAGACAGCGATCCATTCGGACAATATATTAACGAAATCGCCTGTGAAAAACTGGCCCATGCTATCGGAATTATTATCAATACCCTTTCACCCGACCGTGTTATCCTGGGTGGCGGAGTCATGAAAGCCGGTCATATTATTCTTGATACAGTCGCTCGTCATATTCCGAAATACTGCTGGCAACAGCTGTGGGAACTCTGCGACCTGGTTGAGTCGGAGCTGGGCGAAGACGCCGGTGCAATCGGCGCGGCCGCGCTTGCCTTTGAAGAGATCGAGGTTGAAGTGCATGTCTGA
- a CDS encoding ABC transporter substrate-binding protein, whose protein sequence is MRFKGFVIITAAALISLVGCGSIKDRKASKVEGIDYMALQKKAETFVPEIGTYGGELIMSTISDPKSFNPITATETSTSEFTQYIYEGLTRIDGVTRMPEPNLAESWEVSEDGLTWIFHIRKGVLWSDSVPFSAYDVEFSFNDLIYNEDINPNSARDILLIEGKKIEVTPLDSHRVKFVLPTPFAPFLRTVNGGVAPILPKHRYEKFVKSGTFSNALGIQTPPDSMVGTGKFLLDSYVSSQKVTFRRNPLYWEKDSAGNRLPYLDRLVYMIVSDQNTELLRFKRGEIDVLAAKGEDYPGLKKEEAKSNYTVFRLGPATGSSFLFFNQNTLTDSETGKPYVDPVKQSWFRNPRFRKAVAHALDKESMIRIVMNGLGYPQWGPMTPSEGYFYNPDVPRQEYDLEKAKKILADEGFKDSDGDGILEDADGNTVEFSFITNSGNNVRVKIAEIIRKDLETLGFKVHFQQMEFNSLVQRIDNRPFNWDAILLGLTGGPEPHFGKNVWHSSGTLHMWFPRQKEPSTEWEATIDTLFVSGVKELDKAQRKAIYDEWQRVAAEKLPLIYTVLNERTVCISNKFKNINPSPNGGVLHNIEKIYIDTEKQ, encoded by the coding sequence ATGCGCTTTAAAGGATTCGTCATAATAACTGCAGCAGCACTGATATCCCTTGTGGGGTGCGGTTCCATAAAAGATAGGAAAGCATCCAAAGTCGAGGGTATCGATTATATGGCGCTGCAGAAAAAAGCCGAAACGTTTGTTCCCGAGATCGGAACGTACGGTGGAGAGTTGATAATGTCAACAATTTCGGATCCTAAATCTTTCAACCCCATTACCGCTACGGAAACATCGACCAGTGAATTTACCCAGTATATTTATGAAGGGCTTACCCGCATTGACGGGGTGACGAGGATGCCCGAGCCCAATCTTGCCGAGAGCTGGGAGGTTTCGGAGGACGGACTCACCTGGATTTTTCATATTCGAAAAGGAGTCCTCTGGTCCGACAGCGTGCCGTTCAGCGCCTATGATGTCGAATTCTCCTTTAATGATCTGATTTACAACGAAGATATCAACCCGAACTCGGCTCGGGATATACTACTGATTGAAGGTAAGAAAATTGAAGTAACCCCGCTGGACAGCCACCGGGTAAAATTCGTACTCCCCACTCCCTTCGCTCCTTTTCTCCGCACTGTCAATGGCGGTGTGGCGCCGATCCTTCCAAAGCACCGGTATGAAAAGTTTGTAAAATCGGGGACCTTTTCCAATGCCCTTGGTATCCAGACGCCGCCCGATTCGATGGTGGGAACCGGGAAGTTTTTGCTCGATTCGTATGTTTCTTCACAAAAAGTGACCTTCCGCAGAAATCCTCTCTACTGGGAAAAAGATTCGGCCGGCAACCGGCTGCCCTATCTTGATCGCCTTGTCTATATGATTGTCAGCGATCAAAATACGGAGTTGCTCCGGTTCAAGCGGGGAGAAATCGATGTGCTTGCAGCAAAAGGGGAAGATTATCCGGGGCTGAAAAAAGAAGAGGCTAAAAGCAACTATACGGTGTTCCGTCTCGGACCGGCAACGGGAAGCAGCTTTCTCTTTTTTAATCAGAACACCCTTACCGATTCCGAAACCGGCAAGCCCTATGTGGACCCGGTCAAGCAATCATGGTTCCGCAACCCTCGATTTCGAAAAGCTGTGGCCCATGCCCTTGATAAAGAAAGCATGATCCGTATTGTCATGAACGGCCTGGGGTATCCTCAGTGGGGTCCGATGACTCCTTCTGAAGGGTATTTTTATAACCCCGATGTTCCCCGGCAGGAATATGACCTTGAGAAGGCAAAGAAAATACTTGCCGATGAAGGATTCAAGGATTCGGACGGTGATGGTATTCTCGAGGATGCTGATGGAAACACGGTCGAATTTTCCTTTATTACCAACAGTGGGAATAATGTGCGGGTAAAGATTGCCGAAATAATCCGGAAAGACCTGGAAACGCTTGGATTTAAAGTTCATTTCCAACAGATGGAGTTCAACAGTCTGGTACAGAGAATCGATAACCGTCCGTTTAACTGGGATGCTATTCTTTTAGGACTTACCGGCGGTCCCGAGCCCCATTTCGGTAAAAATGTCTGGCATTCATCCGGGACACTCCACATGTGGTTTCCCCGCCAGAAAGAGCCATCGACTGAATGGGAAGCAACAATCGACACCCTCTTTGTATCGGGAGTCAAGGAGCTTGACAAGGCTCAGCGAAAAGCGATCTATGATGAATGGCAGCGTGTTGCGGCCGAAAAGCTACCGCTTATTTATACGGTGTTGAACGAAAGAACCGTCTGTATTTCCAATAAATTCAAGAATATTAATCCGTCACCCAACGGCGGCGTACTCCATAATATAGAAAAAATCTATATCGATACCGAAAAACAGTAA
- a CDS encoding ABC transporter permease subunit: MRDEIIRRMLISIPQLLIMSFIAFLFIDLAPGDILAKYRFDPRISSETVEKIEEKYHFDDPAIIQFGYWLMRLVRLDLGYSFSREANVSAVIAERFLNTLTLSFFSILLTWLVAVPLGIYAAVRQYSWGDRIMSVISYFGMSLPSFFLALLLMYTVYVGRDLPIISALPMGGMISSNYEQLSWPLKIVDRAAHLILPVIILTIHALAGLQRISRGNMLEELRKQYVITARAKGLPENKVIYKHALRNAINPLITLFGFSFSSLLSGAALVEIIINWPGMGSLMLAAVRAQDTFLVMGSMLMGGVMLILGNLLADILLVVADPRMRK; this comes from the coding sequence ATGCGTGATGAAATAATCCGGAGGATGCTGATATCCATACCTCAGCTCCTCATAATGTCTTTTATTGCCTTTCTTTTTATCGATCTCGCGCCGGGAGATATCCTGGCCAAGTACCGGTTTGATCCCCGTATTTCGTCGGAGACCGTTGAAAAGATCGAGGAAAAGTATCATTTTGATGATCCGGCGATTATCCAGTTCGGTTACTGGCTGATGCGTCTGGTTCGCCTGGATCTTGGCTATTCTTTTTCCAGGGAGGCCAATGTTTCTGCGGTCATTGCCGAGCGTTTTTTAAACACCCTCACGCTCTCGTTTTTTTCGATCCTCCTGACCTGGCTCGTTGCGGTGCCGCTGGGGATCTATGCGGCGGTGCGTCAATATTCATGGGGTGACCGGATCATGTCGGTTATCTCTTATTTCGGCATGTCGCTTCCCAGCTTTTTTCTCGCCTTGCTTTTAATGTACACCGTGTATGTGGGACGTGACCTTCCGATCATATCCGCCCTGCCCATGGGGGGCATGATTTCATCGAATTACGAGCAGCTTTCCTGGCCCCTGAAAATCGTCGACCGGGCTGCGCATCTGATTCTTCCGGTGATCATCCTGACAATTCACGCCCTGGCAGGACTCCAGCGTATCAGCAGAGGGAATATGCTCGAAGAATTACGGAAGCAATATGTGATTACCGCCCGGGCAAAAGGGCTTCCCGAAAACAAAGTGATCTACAAGCATGCCTTACGGAATGCCATAAACCCCCTTATCACGTTGTTTGGTTTTTCCTTTTCTTCCTTGTTGAGCGGCGCGGCACTGGTGGAGATCATTATCAACTGGCCGGGCATGGGAAGCCTCATGCTGGCCGCGGTGCGGGCCCAGGATACGTTTCTGGTTATGGGGAGCATGCTCATGGGCGGGGTGATGCTTATTCTCGGGAACCTCCTGGCGGATATCCTTCTGGTTGTGGCCGATCCGAGGATGCGAAAATGA
- a CDS encoding ABC transporter permease subunit, producing the protein MNVLKDKRITKKFLRHPLAIPGLVILCVLYFIMIFAEFFAPYHYDNANRGNSYVPPGKIHFVHNGEFRIRPFVYPYTYTFNKYYERVYVEDTSRPYPLTLFAEGDEVKLWGIIPLSRHLFGVKGNPSDCRFYLMGGDSVGRDLFSRIIYGARVSLTVGFFGVIITFFLGFLVGGLSGYYGGKVDWVLMRFTECFMLVPGFFLMLALRSAFPITLSSIQVYFLIVIIMSFISWAGFARVIRGMALSISKRDFVTAARAIGASDLSIIFKHILPQTLSYAIVSLTLSIPAYILGESSLSLIGLGIQDPHASWGNLLSAAMNISEIQYHPWILIPGVFIFVSVMAFNFVGDGLRDATDPNR; encoded by the coding sequence ATGAATGTGCTGAAAGATAAACGGATAACAAAGAAATTTCTGCGCCATCCGCTGGCAATTCCGGGCCTTGTTATTCTCTGTGTTCTTTACTTCATAATGATATTCGCCGAGTTTTTCGCGCCCTACCATTATGATAATGCCAACCGGGGTAATTCCTATGTTCCGCCCGGCAAAATCCATTTTGTTCACAATGGAGAGTTCAGGATCAGACCTTTTGTGTATCCATATACTTATACCTTTAATAAATATTACGAACGAGTATATGTGGAGGATACAAGTCGTCCATACCCGCTCACGTTGTTTGCCGAAGGGGATGAAGTAAAGTTGTGGGGAATAATTCCCCTTTCCCGTCATTTGTTTGGTGTTAAAGGAAATCCTTCCGATTGTCGTTTTTATCTGATGGGCGGCGACAGTGTCGGACGCGATCTTTTTTCACGTATCATTTACGGTGCCAGGGTATCGCTGACCGTGGGGTTTTTCGGGGTTATCATTACTTTCTTTCTTGGATTTCTGGTTGGCGGCCTGTCGGGCTACTACGGAGGCAAAGTCGACTGGGTGCTCATGCGATTTACCGAGTGTTTTATGCTGGTGCCCGGATTTTTTCTCATGCTTGCTCTCCGCAGTGCCTTTCCGATTACCCTGTCGTCGATACAGGTCTATTTTCTTATCGTTATCATCATGAGTTTTATCAGCTGGGCCGGTTTTGCACGGGTTATTCGAGGGATGGCCCTCTCGATCAGTAAGAGAGATTTTGTTACTGCGGCACGGGCAATCGGTGCATCGGATTTATCGATCATATTCAAACATATTCTACCACAGACCCTTTCCTATGCCATTGTTTCGCTCACCCTGTCGATACCGGCATATATCCTCGGGGAATCATCCCTCAGCCTTATCGGGCTTGGCATTCAGGATCCCCATGCCAGTTGGGGTAATCTGCTCAGTGCAGCAATGAATATATCCGAAATTCAGTATCATCCCTGGATACTGATACCGGGTGTTTTTATTTTCGTTTCGGTCATGGCCTTTAATTTTGTGGGTGACGGTTTGCGGGATGCGACGGATCCCAACCGGTAA
- the selA gene encoding L-seryl-tRNA(Sec) selenium transferase, whose amino-acid sequence MNNFIVNSNMNNFRNIPSIDSLLNSSELKETIPEYGRDLVLYAARIVVGELRDTLRAGKNVPSPGSIITRIIDRVRTIASPSLKPVVNATGVILHTNIGRAPLGKAVLEDIAPIVAGYSNVEFDLYKGRRGNRNDHLSGLFSYLTGAEDAIVVNNNAAGLILVLSTFAKNKEVIISRGELIEIGGSFRIPEIMAAGGAKMIEVGTTNRTRLSDYEQALSPETALIFKAHRSNYAVTGFTEEASLTGLASFAHSKGVPFVYDIGSGLLRKPSCGPVEKEPDVSDALAAGVDLVCFSCDKLLGGPQGGVIAGKSELVSVLKKAPLMRALRVGKLTIAALTSACRNYLSDERLLARNPAFTMFTMSKEAIETRAEKFVLALETKGVSSEIIPSTGQAGGGSLPDATFDSAAVALFPQGKTSREKEKFSEHIFDSLLRLDHPVLGVLREGRVILDMLTVGDDEIEYIAGALTSVVQEAGRLLACQNI is encoded by the coding sequence ATGAATAATTTTATTGTGAATTCTAATATGAATAATTTCCGCAACATTCCCAGCATCGATTCTCTGCTGAATTCCTCTGAATTGAAAGAGACAATTCCCGAATACGGCAGAGACCTTGTGCTCTATGCTGCCCGCATTGTGGTAGGAGAATTGAGAGATACTCTCCGCGCAGGTAAAAACGTTCCTTCGCCGGGTTCAATTATTACTCGAATTATCGACCGTGTCCGCACAATAGCATCGCCGTCCCTGAAACCGGTTGTCAATGCTACCGGGGTCATTCTCCACACGAATATCGGCCGCGCGCCTCTGGGGAAAGCGGTTCTTGAAGACATTGCACCGATTGTCGCGGGGTATTCGAATGTTGAGTTCGATCTTTACAAAGGACGGCGCGGAAACCGAAACGATCATCTTTCCGGGTTGTTCTCCTATTTAACCGGCGCGGAGGATGCGATTGTTGTCAACAATAATGCGGCAGGACTCATACTGGTGTTGAGTACCTTTGCAAAGAATAAAGAGGTGATTATATCCCGTGGCGAATTAATCGAGATCGGCGGTTCGTTCCGTATACCCGAGATCATGGCCGCAGGCGGGGCAAAGATGATTGAGGTCGGTACCACAAACAGGACTCGCCTTTCCGATTATGAACAGGCGTTATCTCCGGAGACGGCTTTAATTTTCAAAGCCCATCGCTCGAACTATGCGGTAACCGGTTTTACCGAAGAGGCGTCACTTACCGGGCTGGCTTCCTTTGCACACAGTAAGGGAGTGCCCTTTGTGTATGACATCGGTTCGGGGCTTCTGAGAAAGCCCTCCTGCGGGCCGGTGGAGAAGGAGCCTGATGTCAGCGACGCCCTTGCTGCAGGCGTTGATCTGGTCTGTTTCAGTTGTGATAAACTCCTTGGTGGACCGCAGGGCGGAGTAATCGCCGGCAAGTCGGAACTCGTTTCAGTCTTGAAAAAAGCGCCGCTCATGCGTGCGCTGCGGGTAGGAAAGTTAACTATTGCCGCCTTGACCAGTGCATGCAGAAATTATCTCAGTGATGAACGGCTACTCGCTCGAAATCCCGCTTTTACAATGTTTACGATGAGCAAAGAGGCGATTGAAACAAGGGCCGAAAAATTTGTTCTGGCCCTCGAAACCAAGGGCGTATCCTCCGAAATCATTCCAAGCACCGGTCAGGCCGGCGGTGGATCGCTTCCGGACGCCACATTCGACAGCGCAGCCGTTGCACTCTTTCCGCAGGGAAAAACATCCAGAGAAAAAGAAAAATTCTCCGAACATATTTTTGATTCTCTGTTACGCCTCGATCATCCGGTACTGGGCGTACTCAGGGAAGGCAGGGTTATTCTTGATATGTTGACGGTTGGTGATGATGAAATCGAGTACATTGCCGGGGCACTCACATCGGTTGTTCAGGAAGCCGGAAGGTTGTTAGCATGCCAAAACATCTGA
- the selB gene encoding selenocysteine-specific translation elongation factor — MPKHLIMGTAGHIDHGKTALVRVLTGIECDTHKDEKRRGITINLGFAHLDLANGDSVGIVDVPGHKNFVHTMVSGACGIDFALMVVAADSGIMPQTREHLQIMEVLGISKGLIALTKIDLVDEEVYELAKEEVSEFVEGTFLANAPVIGVSSKTGKGIDEIKEGIETIAATIHERLAGEIFRMFIDRIFTVSGFGTVVTGSALSGIIHRESKAYLVPGEKELRVRRIERHEQEVESARAGDRASLNLVGLNREEFQRGMVISDRPLRPTMLLDVKLRLFEFSRLFNLWTHSIFILGTYESQVRIHLIDKDNMRGGDTALAQVHLPEPCIARAGDRFVIRSTSSDITLGGGEVIDSAPLHHKRRPQKLLDAIGRIAEGKLPELVAAEVNKHVGPVGNKTIAEVLNVAAADVAAILLDNPPETISVYADNDTVYAAGKETHVKFREIALRKINAFHKHNPMEDNGLSTNELLGMMGVDIRSEGEPYVRCMLEDLEKQGLLKKVRHTWARKDHEATIPPERRDQINFVENFMKKPGMKVPIVSELEKEAEKRGIEEKWLRQILRFLVKQEKIYFTEGVYLHASVVDPCREKLLNALVDKPEGVTVAEFRDIIQGNRKICVPMINIFDSEGYTQREDDKRVITKKGRQYIQYKGKN; from the coding sequence ATGCCAAAACATCTGATTATGGGAACCGCCGGTCATATCGACCATGGAAAAACGGCCCTTGTCAGGGTTCTGACCGGCATTGAATGTGATACGCATAAAGATGAAAAACGTCGTGGAATAACAATCAATCTGGGTTTTGCTCATCTCGATTTGGCAAACGGCGACTCTGTCGGCATTGTCGATGTACCCGGGCACAAGAATTTTGTGCATACAATGGTAAGTGGCGCATGCGGTATCGATTTTGCGCTCATGGTGGTTGCTGCCGACAGTGGTATCATGCCTCAAACCAGAGAGCATCTTCAGATAATGGAAGTTCTCGGAATATCAAAAGGCCTGATTGCCTTGACAAAGATTGATCTGGTGGATGAAGAGGTGTATGAACTGGCAAAAGAGGAGGTGTCGGAATTTGTGGAAGGCACTTTTCTCGCCAATGCGCCTGTTATCGGTGTTTCGTCGAAAACCGGTAAGGGAATCGATGAGATCAAAGAAGGTATCGAAACCATAGCAGCAACAATACACGAACGGCTGGCCGGTGAGATTTTCCGGATGTTTATCGACCGGATTTTTACGGTGAGCGGTTTCGGTACGGTCGTTACCGGTTCGGCGTTAAGCGGCATTATTCACAGGGAAAGCAAAGCATATTTAGTTCCAGGAGAAAAGGAGCTCCGTGTTCGAAGAATCGAACGGCATGAGCAGGAAGTCGAGTCTGCCCGTGCCGGTGACCGTGCATCATTAAATCTTGTAGGATTAAATCGAGAAGAATTTCAGCGGGGGATGGTTATTTCCGATCGCCCCTTGCGTCCTACGATGCTTCTTGATGTCAAGTTGCGACTTTTTGAGTTCAGCCGGCTCTTCAATCTCTGGACTCATTCGATCTTTATCCTGGGGACCTACGAGAGCCAGGTACGCATTCATCTTATTGACAAAGACAATATGCGGGGCGGTGATACGGCACTGGCCCAGGTTCATCTTCCAGAGCCCTGTATCGCACGGGCCGGAGACCGGTTTGTTATCCGGAGTACCTCAAGCGACATAACGCTGGGTGGGGGGGAAGTAATCGATTCTGCACCGTTGCACCACAAACGGCGGCCGCAGAAACTGCTGGACGCAATCGGTCGTATCGCGGAAGGGAAACTCCCCGAACTTGTTGCCGCCGAGGTAAATAAACATGTCGGGCCGGTCGGCAATAAAACAATTGCCGAAGTATTAAATGTCGCTGCCGCCGATGTCGCGGCTATTCTCCTTGACAATCCGCCAGAAACGATCAGTGTTTACGCCGATAATGACACAGTCTATGCTGCGGGGAAAGAAACGCACGTTAAATTCAGAGAAATTGCACTCAGAAAAATCAATGCGTTCCACAAGCATAACCCTATGGAAGATAATGGCTTGTCAACCAATGAGCTTCTGGGTATGATGGGTGTCGATATACGGTCTGAAGGGGAACCCTATGTCAGGTGTATGCTCGAAGACCTGGAAAAGCAGGGATTGCTCAAGAAGGTCCGTCATACCTGGGCACGGAAAGATCATGAGGCAACGATTCCTCCCGAGAGAAGAGACCAGATTAATTTTGTCGAAAATTTCATGAAAAAACCCGGTATGAAGGTTCCGATAGTGAGCGAACTCGAAAAGGAAGCGGAAAAAAGGGGTATTGAAGAGAAATGGCTTCGACAAATTCTGAGATTCCTGGTAAAACAGGAGAAAATCTACTTTACCGAAGGCGTTTATCTTCATGCATCAGTGGTTGATCCATGCAGGGAAAAGCTTCTGAATGCTCTGGTAGATAAACCTGAAGGTGTTACGGTTGCCGAATTTCGGGATATTATTCAGGGCAACAGGAAAATATGTGTTCCCATGATTAATATTTTTGATTCAGAAGGATATACGCAGCGTGAGGATGATAAGAGAGTTATCACGAAGAAGGGAAGGCAATACATTCAGTACAAGGGGAAAAACTGA